A genomic window from Streptomyces sp. HUAS YS2 includes:
- a CDS encoding riboflavin synthase has product MFTGIVEELGEVTAVEKLDDASRFRLRGPVVTEGAKHGDSIAVNGVCLTVVEFGDGEFTADVMAETLKRSSLGALEVGSKVNLERPMAVGDRLGGHIVQGHVDGTGTILERTPSENWEIVKVALPAQLTRYVVEKGSITVDGVSLTVVEAAEDWFTISLIPTTLALTTLGIKQSGDPVNLEVDVIAKYVERLLGPNAQENVK; this is encoded by the coding sequence GTGTTCACCGGAATCGTCGAAGAACTGGGTGAGGTCACCGCCGTCGAGAAGCTGGACGACGCGTCCCGCTTCCGGCTGCGCGGCCCCGTCGTGACGGAGGGCGCCAAGCACGGCGACTCCATCGCCGTCAACGGCGTCTGTCTCACGGTCGTCGAGTTCGGCGACGGCGAGTTCACCGCCGACGTCATGGCGGAGACGCTGAAGCGCTCCTCGCTCGGCGCGCTGGAGGTCGGCTCCAAGGTCAACCTGGAACGCCCGATGGCCGTCGGCGACCGCCTCGGCGGGCACATCGTCCAGGGGCACGTGGACGGCACCGGCACGATCCTGGAGCGGACCCCGTCCGAGAACTGGGAGATCGTCAAGGTCGCGCTGCCCGCGCAACTGACCCGGTACGTCGTCGAGAAGGGCTCCATCACGGTCGACGGCGTCAGCCTCACCGTGGTCGAGGCCGCCGAGGACTGGTTCACCATCAGCCTCATCCCCACCACCCTCGCGCTGACCACCCTCGGCATCAAGCAGAGCGGCGACCCGGTCAACCTCGAGGTCGACGTCATCGCCAAGTACGTCGAGCGGCTGCTCGGCCCGAACGCCCAGGAGAACGTCAAGTGA
- a CDS encoding phosphoribosyl-ATP diphosphatase, with the protein MANKTFEELFTELQLKAANGDPSTSRTAELVGKGVHAIGKKVVEEAAEVWMAAEYEGKEAAAEEISQLLYHVQVMMVARGISLDEVYAHL; encoded by the coding sequence ATGGCGAACAAAACCTTTGAAGAGCTCTTCACCGAGCTCCAGCTCAAGGCCGCCAACGGCGACCCCAGCACCTCCCGTACCGCCGAGCTGGTCGGCAAAGGCGTCCATGCGATCGGCAAGAAGGTCGTCGAGGAGGCCGCCGAGGTCTGGATGGCCGCCGAGTACGAGGGCAAGGAAGCCGCCGCCGAGGAGATCTCGCAGCTGCTGTACCACGTCCAGGTGATGATGGTCGCCCGCGGGATCTCGCTCGACGAGGTCTACGCCCACCTCTGA
- a CDS encoding nicotinamide mononucleotide transporter family protein, which yields MWSDMIGNTIGLIALALGWRRSVLTWPAQLLSGLILVGAYASAHLSGGVGKQLLVIAVAGWGWWQWTRGRQQAQDGSIAVRFASWKERGLLLAGAVLGTLAVGGLFTLYPSLSWSPWADAYIFVGTLVAMVAQARGLVEFWFAWLLVDLVGVPLAFNSGLAFSGIVYVIYFALVIWGMRDWWLRTRTAPALEGAPA from the coding sequence ATGTGGTCCGACATGATCGGCAACACGATCGGACTGATCGCGCTCGCCCTCGGCTGGCGCCGTTCGGTCCTCACCTGGCCCGCCCAGCTGCTGTCCGGCCTGATCCTCGTCGGTGCGTACGCCTCCGCCCACCTCAGCGGCGGCGTCGGCAAGCAGCTCCTGGTCATCGCCGTCGCCGGCTGGGGCTGGTGGCAGTGGACCCGCGGTAGGCAGCAGGCGCAGGACGGCTCCATCGCCGTCCGCTTCGCGAGCTGGAAGGAGCGCGGGCTGCTCCTGGCCGGCGCGGTGCTCGGCACCCTCGCCGTCGGCGGGCTGTTCACCCTCTACCCGTCGCTCTCCTGGAGCCCGTGGGCCGACGCGTACATCTTCGTCGGCACGCTCGTCGCGATGGTCGCCCAGGCCCGCGGCCTGGTCGAGTTCTGGTTCGCCTGGCTCCTCGTCGACCTCGTCGGCGTCCCGCTCGCGTTCAACAGCGGCCTGGCCTTCTCCGGCATCGTCTACGTGATCTACTTCGCCCTCGTCATCTGGGGCATGCGCGACTGGTGGCTCCGGACGCGTACCGCTCCCGCCCTGGAAGGAGCCCCGGCATGA
- a CDS encoding hemolysin family protein produces the protein MSALQLLFALLLVVANGFFVGAEFALVSVRRSQIEPLPGKRARQVLYGLENLPQMMAAAQFGITVCSLTLGAVAEPTVARLLEPVFHAVHVPEGLIHPLGYVVALALVVFLHLVVGEMVPKNLAMAAPERTALLLSPALVGFARLCRPVTHALGACARVVLRAFRVEPKDEVEAVFTSSQLGRLVEDAGQAGLLDPAEQERLEDALELGSRPVTDVLIRPAALVTVTPSVTPREIEELTVRTGYSRFPVRVGGGGRYGSFMGFVHVKDVLDVEDRERAVPQQMWRPMATLGAELPLDDALTVMRRAATHLAQVADASGRVLGLVALEDVLELLVGEVRDPAHRVTVPAAARAEGAEKALTG, from the coding sequence GTGAGCGCCCTCCAACTGCTGTTCGCCCTGCTCCTGGTGGTCGCGAACGGCTTCTTCGTCGGCGCCGAGTTCGCGCTGGTCTCGGTGCGCCGCAGCCAGATCGAACCGCTGCCCGGCAAGCGGGCCCGCCAGGTGCTGTACGGGCTCGAGAACCTGCCGCAGATGATGGCCGCGGCCCAGTTCGGCATCACGGTCTGCTCGCTGACACTGGGCGCGGTCGCCGAGCCGACCGTGGCCCGGCTCCTGGAGCCGGTCTTCCACGCGGTCCACGTCCCCGAGGGCCTGATCCATCCACTGGGCTACGTGGTGGCCCTCGCTCTGGTGGTCTTCCTGCACCTCGTCGTCGGCGAGATGGTGCCGAAGAACCTGGCGATGGCGGCTCCGGAGCGCACCGCGCTGCTGCTGAGCCCGGCGCTCGTCGGCTTCGCCCGGCTCTGCCGGCCGGTCACGCACGCGCTGGGCGCCTGCGCCCGGGTGGTCCTGCGGGCCTTCCGGGTCGAGCCCAAGGACGAGGTGGAGGCGGTCTTCACCAGCAGCCAGCTCGGCCGCCTCGTCGAGGACGCCGGCCAGGCCGGACTGCTCGACCCGGCCGAGCAGGAGCGACTGGAGGATGCGCTGGAGCTGGGCAGCCGCCCGGTGACGGACGTCCTCATCCGCCCGGCTGCCCTGGTGACGGTCACCCCGTCGGTCACCCCGCGGGAGATCGAGGAGCTGACCGTGCGGACCGGCTACTCGCGTTTCCCGGTCCGGGTCGGGGGCGGCGGGCGGTACGGGTCGTTCATGGGGTTCGTCCACGTCAAGGACGTGCTCGATGTGGAGGACCGGGAGCGGGCCGTGCCGCAGCAGATGTGGCGGCCGATGGCGACGCTGGGGGCCGAGCTGCCGCTCGACGACGCCCTCACCGTGATGCGCCGGGCAGCCACCCATCTCGCCCAGGTCGCGGACGCCTCCGGCCGGGTCCTCGGCCTCGTGGCGCTGGAGGACGTCCTGGAACTCCTGGTCGGCGAGGTCCGCGATCCCGCCCACCGCGTCACCGTCCCGGCGGCCGCGCGAGCGGAGGGCGCGGAGAAGGCGCTGACCGGCTGA
- a CDS encoding chitinase C-terminal domain-containing protein: protein MPSPTKQRVTLLASGVAAAGLLFSSLSGGVSYAADNESCRPDGLYKTPGVDVPYCSVYDTEGREKMGADHQRRVIGYFTGWRTGKNGEPAYLANNIPWDKITHINYAFGHIGSDNKLSVGTDGPNNAATGMTWPGVAGAEMDPAYAYKGHFNLLNKFKKQHPAVKTLISVGGWAETGGYFDDNGTRVNSGGFYSMATNADGSVNQAGIDTFADSAVAFVKKYGFNGVDIDYEYPTTMKDAGNPLDWQLSNARRAGLVKGYDALMKSLREKLDRAGAADGRHYLLTVAAPSSGYLLRGMETFQMQKYLDYVNIMSYDLHGAWNEYVGPNASLFDDGKDAELAAAGVYGSSQYGGIGYLNTDWAYHYFRGSMPAGRINIGLPYYTRGHKNVQGGTDGLWGKAAATTCPAGAGLTKCGDGAVGIDNLWHDKDTNGAESPAGSNPMWHAKNLEKGIVGDYVTQYGFPANTRLTGTYARKYDATLVAPWLWNAEKKVFLSTEDEQSVAAKADYVVDRGIGGTMVWEMAGDYAWNAAKGQYEMGSTLTSLMYDKFKAAGPYGAKKSDKALPAQAVNVGVEFGEFKLGDSNYPITPKLKITNNTNTALPGGTEFQFDYATAAPGNASDQSGFGTKVISSDHTGSNVGGLKGNFHRVSLKLPAWQSLAPGASVDLAFNYYLPVSTPSNWTVGINGAQYALAGDLTRGASVVEPGGSTPTPTPTDPTPTPTPTPTNPGTCTAPAYVAGQIYNAGNEVAHKGHKWKAQWWTQNEEPGTTGEWGVWKDLGAC from the coding sequence GTGCCGTCCCCCACGAAGCAGAGAGTCACGCTGCTCGCGTCCGGCGTCGCCGCCGCCGGACTGCTGTTCAGCTCGCTCTCGGGCGGAGTCTCGTACGCCGCCGACAACGAGAGCTGTCGCCCCGACGGGCTGTACAAGACCCCGGGCGTCGACGTCCCCTACTGCTCCGTCTACGACACCGAGGGCCGCGAGAAGATGGGCGCGGACCACCAGCGCCGGGTCATCGGATACTTCACCGGCTGGCGCACCGGGAAGAACGGCGAGCCCGCCTACCTCGCCAACAACATCCCGTGGGACAAGATCACCCACATCAACTACGCCTTCGGGCACATCGGTTCCGACAACAAGCTGTCGGTCGGCACGGACGGGCCGAACAACGCGGCCACCGGCATGACCTGGCCGGGCGTCGCGGGCGCGGAGATGGACCCGGCGTACGCGTACAAAGGCCACTTCAACCTGCTCAACAAGTTCAAGAAGCAGCACCCGGCCGTCAAGACGCTGATCTCGGTCGGCGGCTGGGCCGAGACCGGCGGCTACTTCGACGACAACGGCACCCGGGTGAACTCCGGCGGCTTCTACTCGATGGCCACCAACGCGGACGGCTCGGTCAACCAGGCCGGCATCGACACCTTCGCGGACTCGGCCGTCGCCTTCGTCAAGAAGTACGGGTTCAACGGCGTCGACATCGACTACGAGTACCCGACGACGATGAAGGACGCGGGCAACCCGCTCGACTGGCAGCTCTCCAACGCCCGCCGCGCGGGCCTGGTCAAGGGCTACGACGCGCTGATGAAGTCGCTGCGCGAGAAGCTCGACCGGGCCGGCGCCGCCGACGGCAGGCACTACCTGCTGACCGTCGCCGCGCCCTCCTCCGGCTACCTGCTGCGCGGCATGGAGACCTTCCAGATGCAGAAGTATCTGGACTACGTCAACATCATGTCCTACGACCTGCACGGCGCCTGGAACGAGTACGTGGGCCCGAACGCCTCGCTCTTCGACGACGGCAAGGACGCCGAACTGGCAGCCGCGGGCGTCTACGGATCCTCCCAGTACGGCGGCATCGGCTACCTCAACACCGACTGGGCGTACCACTACTTCCGCGGCTCGATGCCGGCCGGCCGGATCAACATCGGCCTGCCGTACTACACCCGCGGCCACAAGAACGTGCAGGGCGGCACCGACGGTCTGTGGGGCAAGGCCGCCGCGACCACCTGCCCGGCCGGCGCCGGCCTGACCAAGTGCGGCGACGGGGCGGTCGGCATCGACAACCTGTGGCACGACAAGGACACCAACGGCGCCGAGTCGCCGGCCGGTTCCAACCCGATGTGGCACGCCAAGAACCTGGAGAAGGGGATCGTCGGCGACTACGTCACGCAGTACGGCTTCCCCGCGAACACCAGGCTGACCGGCACCTACGCCCGCAAGTACGACGCCACGCTGGTCGCGCCGTGGCTGTGGAACGCCGAGAAGAAGGTCTTCCTCTCCACGGAGGACGAGCAGTCGGTGGCCGCCAAGGCCGACTACGTGGTGGACCGCGGCATCGGCGGCACCATGGTCTGGGAGATGGCCGGCGACTACGCCTGGAACGCGGCCAAGGGCCAGTACGAGATGGGCTCCACGCTCACCTCGCTGATGTACGACAAGTTCAAGGCGGCCGGCCCGTACGGCGCGAAGAAGTCCGACAAGGCCCTGCCGGCGCAGGCGGTGAACGTGGGCGTGGAGTTCGGCGAGTTCAAGCTCGGCGACTCCAACTACCCGATCACGCCCAAGCTGAAGATCACGAACAACACGAACACCGCGCTGCCGGGCGGCACGGAGTTCCAGTTCGACTACGCGACGGCCGCGCCGGGCAACGCCTCCGACCAGTCCGGCTTCGGCACCAAGGTGATCAGCAGCGACCACACCGGAAGCAATGTGGGCGGCCTGAAGGGCAACTTCCACCGGGTGTCGCTGAAGCTCCCGGCCTGGCAGTCGCTGGCCCCGGGCGCGAGCGTGGACCTGGCGTTCAACTACTACCTCCCGGTCTCCACGCCGTCGAACTGGACGGTCGGCATCAACGGCGCGCAGTACGCGCTCGCCGGTGACCTGACGCGCGGCGCCTCGGTGGTCGAGCCGGGCGGCTCGACGCCCACGCCGACCCCGACCGACCCGACGCCCACTCCGACTCCGACTCCGACGAACCCCGGCACCTGCACGGCGCCGGCGTACGTGGCCGGTCAGATCTACAACGCCGGCAACGAGGTCGCGCACAAGGGCCACAAGTGGAAGGCCCAGTGGTGGACGCAGAACGAGGAGCCGGGCACGACCGGCGAGTGGGGCGTCTGGAAGGACCTCGGCGCCTGCTGA
- the ribH gene encoding 6,7-dimethyl-8-ribityllumazine synthase: MSGKGAPVLSVKNCGDLRVAVIAAQWHEKIMDGLVDGALRALSELGIDEPTLLRVPGSFELPVVAKVLAGRGYDAIVALGVVIRGGTPHFEYVCQGVTQGLVQVSIDTGVPVGFGVLTCDNEEQALDRAGLEGSNEDKGHEAVTAAVSTAMTLRTVSEPWR, from the coding sequence ATGAGCGGCAAGGGCGCACCCGTCCTCAGCGTGAAGAACTGCGGCGACCTCCGGGTCGCGGTGATCGCTGCCCAGTGGCACGAGAAGATCATGGACGGTCTCGTCGACGGCGCCCTGCGCGCCCTCTCCGAGCTCGGCATCGACGAGCCGACGCTGCTGCGCGTCCCCGGCAGCTTCGAGCTCCCGGTCGTCGCGAAGGTCCTCGCCGGACGCGGCTACGACGCCATCGTCGCTCTCGGCGTGGTCATCCGCGGCGGAACCCCGCACTTCGAGTACGTGTGCCAGGGGGTCACCCAGGGCCTGGTCCAGGTGTCGATCGACACCGGAGTCCCCGTCGGCTTCGGCGTACTGACCTGCGACAACGAAGAGCAGGCGCTGGACCGCGCCGGGCTGGAGGGGTCGAACGAGGACAAGGGGCACGAAGCGGTCACCGCCGCCGTGTCCACCGCCATGACCCTGCGGACGGTCAGCGAACCCTGGCGGTAG
- a CDS encoding PH domain-containing protein, which produces MADTTAPALPVTFRPARTRAVLLTSGVTMFVVITTVGMLLEKVGPGERASFVFTAALFLGVLVLLSRPKVVADDEGVTVVNLTRTRRLAWAEILRVNLRPGDPWVFLDLSDGTSMPVLGIQPGIAKQQAIRDARALRALADARGTGPDAG; this is translated from the coding sequence ATGGCCGACACCACCGCCCCCGCCCTCCCGGTCACGTTCCGACCGGCACGTACCCGGGCGGTCCTGCTGACCAGCGGTGTGACGATGTTCGTCGTCATCACCACCGTCGGGATGCTGCTGGAGAAGGTCGGACCGGGGGAGCGGGCGAGCTTCGTCTTCACCGCCGCGCTCTTCCTCGGCGTCCTGGTGCTGCTCAGCCGCCCCAAGGTCGTCGCCGACGACGAGGGCGTCACGGTGGTCAACCTGACCCGGACCCGCCGGCTGGCCTGGGCGGAGATCCTCCGGGTCAACCTGCGGCCCGGCGACCCCTGGGTCTTCCTGGACCTGAGCGACGGCACCAGCATGCCCGTGCTCGGCATCCAGCCCGGGATCGCCAAGCAGCAGGCCATCCGCGACGCCCGCGCGCTGCGGGCCCTCGCGGACGCCCGCGGCACCGGGCCCGACGCCGGCTGA
- the ribD gene encoding bifunctional diaminohydroxyphosphoribosylaminopyrimidine deaminase/5-amino-6-(5-phosphoribosylamino)uracil reductase RibD — translation MRRAVALAARGLGATSPNPVVGCVVTDASGHVVGEGWHQRAGGPHAEIHALRAAGVLARGGTAYVTLEPCNHTGRTGPCAQALIEAGIARVVYAVGDPNPQATGGADTLRAAGVEVLQGLLEDEAEAGNLAWLTSVRRGRPFVRWKYAATLDGRIAAADGTSRWISSADSRADVHRLRAEADAVVVGSGTARADDPHLAVRGIEGAVQPLRVVVDTEGTAVKPGARVLDDTAPTLIALAEDAPSDLDDALLVRLPRADRGLSVPALLDALHTRGVRSVLLEGGPTLAGAFVAAGAVDQVVGYLAPVLLGAGPTALRDAGISTITDALRLDVTETVRIGPDLRITATPKER, via the coding sequence ATGCGGCGCGCCGTCGCGCTGGCCGCCCGCGGTCTCGGCGCCACCAGCCCCAACCCCGTCGTCGGCTGCGTCGTCACCGACGCCTCCGGTCATGTGGTCGGCGAGGGCTGGCACCAGCGCGCCGGCGGCCCGCACGCCGAGATCCACGCCCTGCGCGCGGCCGGTGTCCTGGCCCGCGGCGGCACCGCGTACGTCACCCTCGAACCCTGCAACCACACCGGCCGCACCGGTCCCTGCGCCCAGGCCCTGATCGAGGCCGGGATCGCCCGCGTCGTGTACGCGGTCGGCGACCCGAACCCGCAGGCCACCGGCGGTGCCGACACCCTGCGCGCGGCCGGCGTCGAGGTGCTCCAGGGGCTCCTGGAGGACGAGGCCGAGGCCGGCAACCTCGCCTGGCTGACCTCCGTCCGCCGCGGCCGCCCCTTCGTCCGCTGGAAGTACGCCGCCACCCTCGACGGCCGGATCGCCGCCGCCGACGGCACCTCCCGCTGGATCAGCTCCGCCGACTCCCGCGCCGACGTCCACCGGCTGCGCGCCGAGGCCGACGCGGTCGTCGTCGGCTCCGGCACCGCCCGCGCCGACGACCCGCACCTCGCGGTCCGCGGCATCGAGGGCGCGGTCCAGCCGCTCCGGGTCGTCGTCGACACCGAGGGCACCGCCGTCAAGCCCGGCGCCCGGGTCCTGGACGACACGGCGCCCACCCTGATCGCGCTCGCCGAGGACGCCCCGAGCGACCTCGACGACGCCCTCCTCGTACGCCTCCCCAGGGCGGACCGCGGCCTGTCCGTGCCCGCCCTCCTGGACGCCCTGCACACCCGCGGCGTCCGCTCCGTCCTGCTCGAAGGCGGCCCGACCCTCGCGGGTGCCTTCGTCGCCGCGGGCGCCGTCGACCAGGTCGTCGGCTATCTCGCCCCGGTCCTTCTCGGCGCGGGCCCCACGGCCCTCCGGGACGCCGGAATCAGCACCATCACCGACGCGTTGCGGCTCGACGTCACCGAGACCGTCCGCATCGGCCCCGATCTCCGCATCACCGCCACTCCCAAGGAGCGCTGA
- the hisG gene encoding ATP phosphoribosyltransferase, translating into MLRIAVPNKGSLSGPAMEMLHEAGYRQRKESKELVVVDPENEVEFFYLRPKDIAIYVSSGKLDIGITGRDLLLDSGASAEEILPLNFGRSTFRYATKPGTAKGPEDFQGMTIATSYEGIVAKHLADLGIDASVVHLDGAVETAIQLGVAQIIADVVETGTSLRNAGLEVIGEPILTSEAVVIRGNGSDAESPQAEQFLRRLQGVLVARSYVMMDYDCRAEHLEQAVALTPGLESPTISPLHNEGWVAVRAMVPAKDAQRIMDDLYELGARAILTTAIHACRL; encoded by the coding sequence ATGCTGCGCATCGCCGTCCCCAACAAGGGTTCTCTCTCCGGACCTGCGATGGAGATGCTCCATGAGGCGGGCTACCGGCAGCGCAAGGAGTCCAAGGAGCTCGTGGTCGTCGACCCCGAGAACGAGGTGGAGTTCTTCTACCTCCGCCCCAAGGACATCGCGATCTACGTCTCCTCGGGCAAGCTCGACATCGGCATCACCGGCCGTGACCTGCTGCTCGACTCCGGCGCGAGCGCCGAGGAGATCCTGCCGCTGAACTTCGGCCGCTCCACCTTCCGCTACGCCACCAAGCCCGGCACGGCGAAGGGTCCCGAGGACTTCCAGGGCATGACGATCGCGACCTCGTACGAGGGCATCGTCGCCAAGCACCTCGCCGACCTGGGCATCGACGCCTCCGTCGTCCACCTGGACGGCGCGGTCGAGACCGCCATCCAGCTCGGCGTCGCCCAGATCATCGCGGACGTCGTCGAGACCGGCACCAGCCTGCGCAACGCCGGCCTCGAGGTCATCGGCGAGCCGATCCTCACCTCCGAGGCCGTCGTCATCCGGGGCAACGGCAGCGACGCCGAGAGCCCGCAGGCCGAGCAGTTCCTGCGCCGCCTCCAGGGCGTCCTGGTGGCCCGCAGCTACGTGATGATGGACTACGACTGCCGCGCCGAGCACCTGGAGCAGGCGGTCGCGCTCACCCCCGGCCTGGAGTCGCCGACGATCTCGCCGCTCCACAACGAGGGCTGGGTCGCCGTCCGCGCGATGGTCCCCGCCAAGGACGCCCAGCGGATCATGGACGACCTGTACGAGCTGGGCGCCCGGGCCATCCTCACCACGGCCATCCACGCCTGCCGCCTCTGA
- a CDS encoding hemolysin family protein, which yields MIIPLLLLLTALLLIVANGFFVAAEFGLVTVERPDAEQAAAAGDRRARTVVKALGELSFQLSGTQLGITITSLVVGMLAQPALAALLAPPLAATGLPAGAVPGIAVVTGMLLASAVQMVIGELVPKNWAVSRPLQVARFVAGPQYLFSSAFRPVIALLNTVANRLVRLFGVEPTEELASARTPGELVALARHSARAGALEQDTADLFVRTLSLGGLTAQHVMTPRVKVSSLRSDATAADVLNLTRATGLSRFPVYRDRIDEITGMVHLKDALAVPVHERLRTSVGRIAVPPLLVPETLPAQQLLERLRREQPIAVVVDEYGGTAGVVTLEDIVEELVGEVRDEHDTAADERPELTSVAAEDGQPAWEADGSCRVHTLHRIGLEVPDGPYETVAGLVADLLGRIPAPGDRAELPGWRLSVRQVDRFRAERVRLVRTAKVPEAAR from the coding sequence ATGATCATCCCTCTGCTCCTGCTGCTCACGGCCCTGCTCCTGATCGTCGCGAACGGCTTCTTCGTGGCCGCCGAGTTCGGCCTCGTCACCGTGGAACGCCCCGACGCCGAACAGGCCGCGGCCGCCGGCGACCGGCGCGCCCGCACCGTCGTCAAGGCCCTGGGCGAGCTGTCGTTCCAGCTCTCCGGCACCCAGCTCGGCATCACCATCACCTCGCTCGTGGTCGGCATGCTCGCCCAGCCCGCGCTCGCCGCGCTGCTGGCCCCGCCGCTCGCCGCGACCGGACTGCCCGCCGGCGCGGTCCCCGGCATCGCGGTGGTGACCGGCATGCTGCTGGCCTCCGCCGTCCAGATGGTGATCGGCGAACTCGTCCCCAAGAACTGGGCGGTCTCCCGGCCGCTCCAGGTGGCCCGGTTCGTCGCCGGCCCGCAGTACCTGTTCTCCTCGGCGTTCCGGCCGGTGATCGCCCTGCTCAACACGGTCGCCAACCGGCTAGTCCGGCTGTTCGGCGTCGAGCCGACCGAGGAGCTGGCCTCCGCCCGCACCCCCGGCGAGCTGGTCGCGCTGGCCCGCCACTCGGCCCGGGCCGGGGCACTCGAACAGGACACCGCGGACCTCTTCGTACGGACCCTGTCGCTCGGCGGGCTCACCGCCCAGCACGTCATGACGCCGCGGGTGAAGGTCAGCTCGCTGCGGTCCGACGCCACCGCCGCCGACGTCCTCAACCTGACCAGGGCCACCGGCCTCTCGCGCTTCCCGGTCTACCGCGACCGCATCGACGAGATCACCGGCATGGTCCACCTCAAGGACGCGCTCGCCGTGCCGGTGCACGAACGGCTGCGCACCTCCGTCGGCCGGATCGCCGTCCCGCCGCTGCTGGTGCCGGAGACCCTGCCGGCTCAGCAGCTGCTCGAACGGCTCCGCCGCGAGCAGCCGATCGCCGTCGTGGTCGACGAGTACGGCGGCACGGCCGGGGTCGTCACCCTGGAGGACATCGTCGAGGAACTCGTCGGCGAGGTCCGCGACGAGCACGACACCGCCGCCGACGAGCGCCCCGAGCTGACCTCCGTCGCCGCCGAGGACGGCCAGCCGGCCTGGGAGGCGGACGGCAGCTGCCGGGTCCACACCCTGCACCGGATAGGCCTCGAGGTGCCCGACGGGCCGTACGAGACCGTCGCCGGACTGGTCGCGGACCTGCTGGGACGGATCCCCGCCCCCGGCGACCGAGCCGAACTCCCCGGCTGGCGGCTCTCCGTGCGGCAGGTCGACCGGTTCCGCGCGGAGCGGGTGCGCCTGGTGCGTACCGCGAAGGTCCCGGAGGCGGCCCGGTGA
- a CDS encoding bifunctional 3,4-dihydroxy-2-butanone-4-phosphate synthase/GTP cyclohydrolase II has protein sequence MSALPIWDATDLTLDPVEQAIRDIAAGRPVVVVDDEDRENEGDLVIAAEKATPEVVAFMMSECRGLICAPMEGDELERLQLPQMVEHNTESMRTAFTVSVDAGPAHGVTTGISAADRAVTLQMLASGTYEPGDFVRPGHIFPLRAKEGGVLVRNGHTEAAVDLARLAGLRPAGAIVEIAGEDGVMLRLPELIPFARKHGLTIISIEDLIAYRRSSEPTVRREAEVALPTAHGEFTAYGYRSTVDGVEHIALVHGEIGDGEDVLVRVHSECLTGDIFHSLRCDCGPQLQASMERITEAGRGVVVYLRGHEGRGIGLLSKLRAYELQEQGRDTLDANLELGLPADARDYAAGAQILADLGVRSLRLMTNNPDKIDALTRHGLTVEGREAMPVQAGEHNLRYLRTKRDRMGHDLPWLDGASATTCGNQ, from the coding sequence ATGAGCGCGCTGCCGATCTGGGACGCCACCGACCTGACCCTCGACCCCGTCGAGCAGGCCATCCGCGACATCGCCGCCGGCCGCCCCGTGGTGGTCGTCGACGACGAGGACCGCGAGAACGAGGGCGACCTCGTCATCGCCGCCGAGAAGGCCACCCCCGAGGTCGTCGCCTTCATGATGAGCGAGTGCCGCGGCCTGATCTGCGCGCCCATGGAGGGCGACGAGCTGGAGCGCCTCCAGCTGCCGCAGATGGTCGAGCACAACACCGAGTCCATGCGCACGGCCTTCACCGTCTCCGTCGACGCCGGGCCCGCGCACGGCGTCACCACCGGGATCTCCGCCGCCGACCGCGCCGTCACCCTCCAGATGCTCGCGAGCGGCACGTACGAGCCCGGCGACTTCGTCCGCCCCGGCCACATCTTCCCGCTGCGCGCCAAGGAAGGCGGCGTGCTGGTCCGCAACGGCCACACCGAGGCCGCCGTCGACCTGGCCCGGCTCGCCGGCCTGCGCCCGGCCGGCGCGATCGTCGAGATCGCCGGCGAGGACGGCGTCATGCTCCGGCTGCCCGAGCTGATCCCGTTCGCCCGCAAGCACGGCCTGACGATCATCTCCATCGAGGACCTGATCGCCTACCGCCGCTCCTCCGAGCCGACCGTCCGCCGCGAGGCCGAGGTCGCCCTGCCCACCGCGCACGGCGAGTTCACCGCGTACGGCTACCGCTCCACCGTCGACGGCGTCGAGCACATCGCCCTCGTCCACGGCGAGATCGGCGACGGCGAGGACGTCCTGGTCCGGGTCCACTCCGAGTGCCTGACCGGCGACATCTTCCACTCGCTGCGCTGCGACTGCGGCCCCCAGCTGCAGGCGTCCATGGAGCGGATCACCGAGGCCGGCCGCGGCGTCGTCGTCTACCTGCGCGGCCACGAGGGACGCGGCATCGGTCTGCTGTCCAAGCTGCGCGCGTACGAGCTCCAGGAGCAGGGCCGGGACACCCTGGACGCCAACCTGGAGCTCGGGCTGCCCGCCGACGCCCGCGACTACGCGGCCGGCGCGCAGATCCTCGCCGACCTCGGCGTCCGCAGCCTCCGGCTGATGACCAACAACCCCGACAAGATCGACGCCCTCACCCGGCACGGCCTGACGGTCGAGGGCCGCGAGGCCATGCCGGTCCAGGCGGGCGAGCACAACCTCCGGTACCTGCGCACCAAGCGGGACCGGATGGGCCACGACCTGCCCTGGCTGGACGGCGCGAGCGCCACCACCTGCGGCAACCAGTAA